The nucleotide window TAAGTATAAGGGCACAAAAATAGTATTGTTTGTGTTTATggcatacaaatataatattttttttgcctGCTGTGTGTCAAGAAAGAACTGAAGGATCAAAGATTAGTCTTCGAAAAAACAGGTGTATCAGTTACTCCgtcaatatatcaataaaatctttaCTTTTGTTCcataaatgtaaaaaagatGTAAAcctttatatatctattatttaagttttatgaaAACATACATGCAGTATtttctacatacatatataaaaatttcgtgtcgcgatgtttgtcCCAGCTAATCTACGAAACTACTGGtccaatattaaaaattgttcgcacagatatataaatttgtccaacttaaaatacagggtatattttatttcgattactacccgcgatatttttatttcaaaattaaaaaaaaatggcggtacAAGGTTCGCAACGATAGTTGGTATGTATGTAaagtttttaatgataataaataataataataataataaatatcttacaacgtacacacatggtcgtttgttcctacggtaagcaactcaatgtttgttttataggtaacagccgactgttataagtAATACTTTCTTacaaatcaattataaattcaaatattacacccagactcaggcgggaatcaaactgcaccaacgggttAGTCAATGTTAAAAAGTTCTATggaatattataaagtaataaagcTCATTAGACggaaattatataacaaaaattatttagcaATTGCAATGAAATATGGTACAGTAGGTCAGAAGAGGCCATTGTTATACATaacagtataaaacaaactgGATAATTTGTCTGTTCGTTAGCTCATTTGAATAACTTTATTGAATGGGGTATTATGTAATGGTTGgttagttaattagtagttataatagattttatagatatgatttaattttctgaggtagggcacagcaggaaattttctgttcaaaatctggcGCAGCACCACGagctaacagaagatcacagctaaataatacaagcAGTGCTGTATTCCTGTtgctgagtaaggtgatcagagctccttggggaaattggggatagggtcggcaatgcgcttacGATGGTTCTGAAGTTACAGACGCCTATAATCTACGTCTATAatcggtagtcgcttaccatcaggtaagacgtacgcttgtttgacaaacttgttttatacaaaagaaaatatatatatgtatatataacttaattctttttaataacatataagtAGCTCTTTGTTTACATAAGTTAGCATAGTTGACAGCATGAATTCACCCTCAAATCTTCTTAATAAGAAAACTTAATAGgagtaatgatttttaataccTTGCAATGAATGACTAACTCGTTGTCGCGGGTGGCAATAATCCTGCCTTCCAAGAGAAGGGCTGTGGTTTGATTCCTTCTTCAAGTCTTAGACACCGTAGGAAGAGACGATCGTGctgaagtatttattatatactagcttctgcctgcgacttggtccgcgtggaatagttactttgggctaacgctaactttaataaataattcgcGAAACTTTAATTGTTtgcgcagcgcacgcagcggaagcttttaaaaggaaaaaaatcccgattttgaaacatttttcattgatgCTCCGCTATTGgttttagcgtgatgatatatagcctatagtctttcTCGATAAACGGACTATCAAACACTtatagaatttttcaaatcggaccagtagttcctgacattagcgcgttcaaacaaacaaacaaacaaactcttcaactttacaatattagtagagataatacagtaaaaaaaattgaaatccaactACCAAAAGTGATCACGGCTTTAGTGATATTTACGTTATTTAGTTTATCAGAAACATATATAGGCCTATTAAACAAAGTCAAGTCTAAAAGTGCAATGACATTCTATTTACAGTCAATTAAAGCTGTTCTCGCCCAAATTGAGCTGTTGATCTACTACCGGACAAAAGGCTAACCTTTTACAGTCTGCTTCTAATCTATTCAGTCtcaattcaaaatattgttaaacaaaacacaaacagtaacaaaatacatacatatatgaattGCAATATTTCCATTCACTACAACAAATTCACCAACACTAACTTcacatcaataaaataaatacttccCTAACAGGTAAATTAACAAAAGTCAAATAAGCCTACATAAttagaaaaacataaaatacaatGTTGGTGCTAGTGTAACAATAGAAAAGCTTTCAGCTTACTTCAAACTCTGCGTCCAAAACTAATTTCGATGACTACTTGACGTAATATTGTAACTTGTAATAAAATGTTTGGTTTGTGACTGTTATTTTCCGTCGTCCTGCCTTTGTGTCATCTAAGTACAACTTTTGGTATCGCAGAgaaacccatttacgggtgatatccagaacacctgggtaggcagtcctagaccgtatatCAGcgtcagcacttgggggtgcaataccgaccaaacccctgcgtgAGCCTTCAgtcgctttaattggagggtcccgaaTCTGCAGGTAACAGGATCCCTAATCTAAGTACAGCTCTGGTCGTATTACTCACAAAAgtaacacaaaactgcttgaaaacactattagagctgtaatcttctgtaaagtcgaggcaCTTCCCCATTGaagctgcttcagattttgaacaggacatactgtgccctacctcagttaaaaagggTCTGACTTGGGTAATTAATCTGAACTATTTACTCTTTTTGAGGACAtactgtgccccacctcagttaaaaagGGTCTGACTTGGGTAATTAATCTGAACTATAAATgtgttattctttttaaaaataaagacgcCTATCACAATGCCACTATCATGAATAACAAAGCCTTTTAAAGTTTTGAAGAAGGAAGCGTTTGTTCAAATGGTTAATTGGCTGCTAGAACTACATTTTTGTGATCAAAACCATTTTTGAAGCGATGTTTTTTATGCACAAACCCTCTAAAAACTTCAAAAcggtaaattataataaagcaATTCTACttagacataaaaatatacatcttaATACGGCGATTTTACAGACGATCTACGTAATATTACAGATGAAGGCTTGATTGTCGGGATGGCAACCGGGATGTTTGGTGTAAAATTGGGATGGCCTGTGTCtagaagtggactgcgataggctgaagaaagagaaagagagatTAAATAAGCTGACCGAAAATCTATAATTACGCACTGCTTGTTCAAATGGCTGTATGCCTTTTGACAAGAACGGTAGAGTTAATTCTTGTTCACTCTTaacttattttatcttataatattttactgaaCCAAGGTTACCTTCaaagacaaaattaattttaatattataacttgaaataaaaaactatgttttaaattaatattgcatAGTTCACACAGATTTGACAttgtagatttttataaaatatttttttttttataattttttgccGAATATTTGAATATGTTTGAATAGATTTGTACAATTATCTACTAATTTATATCACACAGgactttattattgaaatactaGTTACGTCGTTATACACATcaacattttaattgttttcatataaaaattgtgAGTAgcaataagattttaaaatgaGGCAATCTTTATAATGTCTTAGAAATACAAAAGCCCATCTTAgttcgattaaattttaatagatattgtgATCGCTAATAATGTCAAATCTATTTTAAAAGAGTTTCTGCAGAGTTACATGCTGGCTAGCCTCTGCAGAATCGCCGCGCCATCCCGAATTGGCATTTTAACAttgactatataatatatatatttttttaatttaagttttttgatGACAATCAAAAATGATTTTGAACTCTATTTGACTAAAAACATCTTAAATTTCTTgtacaacggtcacagcactggtttgtggctgttgcgctggcggttgcgggctcgatccccgcacatggcaaacatttgtattggtcatacagatgtacgagtatgccgtggtctgggcgtttgtgattgtgtattgtgtgtgtttctggacccctgACACAGAAGATAATCATACTGGGCACCGTTCAGTGTGatgcgtttattatttatttattctgggtctaataaataattaatattttcaaatttcttGGGTTGGGCCGCTTACCCGACCGTCACACACATGTGCAATGGAAAAGTTGTCACCGTATTTTAATAAGTGGTCAATTATTTGTCATTCAAGGTCCCGTCCAGCCTACACACGACataatctaatatttttaacataaattaatgtCTCAAATGCAATTTCACAATACGTCTTGACCTCTTGCGGTCAATCAGTCATTTCATCGGGTGTCTGGAAACATGATATTGAAATGTGAATTATGgcttaattattgtaattttaaattggaAAATCGAATTATGCATTTtcgtcaatttatttataataatattttaatttaatgtttctttttgcgttaatttattttgatatttatttattaggattatttatacattagtggatgattatgaaaatttaagggtataatttttttaaatactgtttTGTTTGATTCATGATGACATTAAggagaaaatttaatttttgattcattatgatggcaaacaagcgtactttTCGCCTTGTGTTAAgcgttaccgtagcctatgaacgCCTGCAGTACCAGAAGCATCGGTGGAATGTCGATCCTAGCTCGACCCACCTCAAAAGCTCTgggcaccttactcaccatacgAACACAACATAGTTTGAGAGCCGTATTATGTGGCTCGGTAAATTAAGTAGTGATTTTACCATTAAAAAAACACATCGTCTCGAAAACGCATAAgctataattatagtaaaacaaGTCGGCAACAAATGTACAGCTCGCCTGACAgtcagcgattaccgtagcttatagacttctGCAACGCCAGTAGCAAGCGTGTTGTCAACCCTTTTTTGTTAATCGAGAGGATATCTCTAACGGATGCCTCCAGCCCAagggagctggagggtatgtccggTTCGCACGGACTAAAATATCTGGAGTATTCGTTCAACATGTTTGGGCAGAATCACGGGGGACGcagttgcacttccgcgatCCCGCTAACGGTTGCCTTAAGGGTTCGTCGCGTGGTCTGAGAGGCTCCCTCGAACACAAAGGTCGCCTCCCCTCTTAGGACCATGCAATGAGGACAATATACCCCCCGATTTATCAGGTAGGCCCTGCGTCGCCGACCGCGCCTTTCACGACGAATCGGGAGCGAGTTTGGGtcagcgcgttgccaaccctaccagGATCagaagaatatttaataattcaacAAATTTCTTGCAAGGTAATTTCTTATCACGAGTACAAAGAAATTACTATGCAAGCTTTTACTTTATTATGTCAAGGTCATGACAAGTTTACCACTAAAAGTACGGTGGTCAAACCGTgatcaatattttaaactacGTTTACGTTAATGTCTctgtaaattacaaaatttaattaacattacCAGCTGCCACTAAATTAAGTCGTTAATGACAACTAAACtttacacataattttattgGTGTTTTTATTTGCGATCAGTAAATAATAGTACTGCTTCGTACTTAAAAGTCAAACTTCACATCtccttttataatttgtaatttaaccCACCgcgttgttttattataaactggTGGTAAAGAACGAAACGAATTAATTTaaccatttatttttgtacaaaactaTCGTTGATTGTTGagaatatcaatttttttttgcatttcaaTGCGTCTATAAAGTCCTTGACACGACGAACAAtacactaaaattttattaaatactaaccaactaaggtaattttattttatttttaaggctTCACATTTAATTGTGTACATTAAATCATAACTATGCGAATGGAACATTAATAAAGGACTTagacattattaattattttgaaatcatttCAAATGCTAAAGTATAACTTAAGATTAACGAAACAAAGAAAACAGTatattgtacatatatgtataataatgtagATTAGGTTATAAATAgttaagaaatgaaaaaaatatacatatatatttcattttaatataatttaataattttctttatttcaggtaacaattgACCCGTAAAACGATTCGTCTGAAACAATTCTTATAACACAAAtacaactaaataattttaacaataatttgattatattaaatCTAAAACAACTTTTGTAAtctaaaaaatcttttattacttcgttattaataataattattattattaacaatattaataatttctttatttcaggtaataATTGACTCATAAAACAATTattcttaaacaatttttataacattcattttactagaataataaatttattaaatgagataactcctcgccttattacTTACCTTAACTGTTGACAAGAGGGCTGGCACATTTTTTGCCCAGAAAATCGgaatagcgattcaacgggaaaacgctgtcagcattcttggcaccattctaCGCggacattataatattttgtattataactatctgtaaatatttagtaattaagttgtaaattgtaaaaatgtataatattgcaaatcataaaaaaaatcatctgatGATGATGGTCTGacaagttaataaaaattacttaaaatctaAACCACATTCATTTGCtatgtagaaaataatttacataaacagACAGTAAACCATTATGGAATCTCTTTCCGTGGCGTTTAAGAATGTTATACCACCATCCTTGACATCTAAATCTTCCCACAAGGTATTACAAGTATTATCCACAAAtacctagaaaaaaaatctgatagtacaaattacttaatattaaaaaaaagaataaaaaaacttacgCAAAAAAAGTTTCTAAAGTTCAAACATTTATTGGGAAAagttatacattattatgttgAATGAATTTTGTAACCACCGCGCCGCGTATATATAGAAGACGAATGGGAGATTGAATCGACACTCGTGTGATCACCTCCGACCCGATCTAACACACAAACATGCAACTGGTGAGTTAATATCTATATACAAAGACAATAAGTAAATCGATTGTTATACTAATCCGTAGACATAACAAATTCAGTGTACTTAAGGATTTGGGttgtttcagtttttttttgttaatctaTCCATTAATCTAtctatagtaattattatttgttttaatccaATATGTTTTAAGTACATTGAttgattgttatttaaaaaaaaatgataaaaaaagttacatgCAAAGATTTCAAAAATGCTAAGTCTATACACAAGCTTTATAAGCATATCAAGCCGTTTTTGTTCTTAATCGTTTCCAGAAAGAAAATGATCAATCAATgtcagtaaatttatttttaaatatattttttgaatttttgaaagaCGTTTCACAATAATTGgcttattattgtttataaaagatATGACTTCTAAAATAACTATCGCTTAGTCAAAAAAAGCGATGTTTTGATTTGTAACAGGTTGACATTTAGTAATCTTTGGTAATTTATGTATAGTGTAGACATATGCCCATATTGCATCTTAAGCAGTAATAAATTAACTCTGACAAAATGTAGATGACAGACTACACAAAAACATCAAAGTTACactctattaaataaaaaaatttaaattaaattttcagatGCAGTTTCTTATATTGTTTACGTTGAACATCTGTTTGAACACAATACTTATTGAGAAAATCAAGGATTAGTCGCAAAAATAACTGAATATTCCCAGTACTGCTgtcttttctatttttttttttgtacgacttattttttataatttaaatttttagtttcatttaaaacttttctgtaaaataatttatggaaaaaaaaaaattaaaaaaaaaaattacatattttttgctaattattaacttttttaatcagtttataaagttttattcaaAACTATTCTTGagaactataatattatatttaaagaaatatttcaaaaaaaatgatTCTTAATTATTAGCAGCGTAGGTTTAAaatctttaacaaaaaatttcgtATCATGTGAACCGCTTTGTTCAGGGTTGTGAGTAATGGTAATGTTAAGACAATGAATATTACATTTGAGATAAATATACGTGTGAATGATTAATTATGTGAACGGTAGCAAAATTCTATCTTTTCATTTATCATGTTTCGGTTAAACATTGAATTTCGAGATATAAGTCTGTGAACATTTCGACACCGGAAGTACTCattgataaataaatgttgGGAAAAGACATTTTGCCGTCTCGACTAATTTTAAGTCAGTCGTTTGTGTTTCTACTTAACTTTTCTTCTCAAGAAATTCGTTAACAGAATCATCattcaaattgttattttaaaaatcaattaacatatttaaattttcagtaaCATCTTCaaattctttttcaaatttattctaGTTCGTGTTTAGTTGTGAAGTTAGTTTGATTATGTCGTatctaaatgttttttttttaacataatgttCCATTGTTTATTCCGTAGTTCATCATCGCCACCGCCCTTTTCGGCATCACCAGCGCCGCATTCTCTCCCTACCCGGAACAATCCAACCGGCCACAGGCTGCCTACGAGAGAAATGCTCGTATCTTGGCTTACAACTCTGACGTGAAGGAAGACTCTTACAGTTTTAACTACGAAACCGAAAACGGCATCAAGGCTGAGGAACAAGGACGTGAGGTATTGTTGCTTTACTTtagttaaaatacaataattttaatttcatcatcatcatcacttcagcctatcacagtgcACTGCTgcacataagcctccacaagttcgcgccgaaaatgcgttaactcacgtgtgttgcccatagtcaccatactgggcaggcgggtcggtgaccacAGGactgatttttaatttgtttgcgGACCTTTATGAAATCTTTGTtggtttataaaatttagaattctataatttgaaaattaattaattactctaAAATAGTTGGCAGTTTGTAAAATCAAATGTTTGAATTTCAACACATTTTTGACTTTAGTAAatctaaaataacataatttacaGTCGAAGATTAGGTAAAGAACAGTATTATGTCAATTAGTCTGTTACAGTAactataatgtaatttatcggTACATCAattgtagtataatttattgGTAGTTATATCGACTTTCAAAAATCGAGCTTAGTTATTAAGGCCACCTATCcatagtttaaaattaacatattttaagttAGTAAGATgtatgttagaaaaaaaaattacatgaatTTCGGCCCATTAATCAAAGtttgcctgcccagcgtggtgactatgggcaaaacacatgagttcacgttatttttggcgtaaacttgtggaggcctatgtccagcagtggactgtataggctgtaatgatgaatcaaAGTTTTGCAAGTTATGATCTGTCATCAAAATTTCATTGACATTTAAGTAATAACTAAAGCGTCGTCGTTGGACGAAcgaatatcatatcataaatactaaatataatgaGACGTTTAAATGTTAGTCATAAATCCCTGATCAAACTGTAATCGTCTTATAAAATGCAATTACTAAAACTAAACTGCTTGATCATATTACACATGATGCAACACTAATTTATGCACTGACACTACCTTCGACCTCTATACATTATCTAGAACTTCAGGCCGATCCCATTCGTAATACACACGGTTGATACAATCACCGGTCGAAAGGGCAACGGTCATCCAGAACTCACTAGTAAAAGGTCATCATTGTGTAaaactttactatttttagaCTACCCATCACTCACCGCTATTCTAGATTTCAGATGTTGCGCTAACACAAACTTGAACTTTAAAGATGCTTCTTACAAACTTCTTTTATTCGTATTTTGCataatagtatattatttgataaaatgacTCGTTcgtaaattatgtatatttcaaaagGGAAAATACCcacaatttaatattcaaatattgctTCACGTTGTGAAAATGATGTCTATGTCGAGATAAAGATCAATTTACATTTCACCAGTTAAATCTCTTCAAGGTTAATTTATGATAATGCTATGCAACATCACATCTGTTCGACTAAATTTATTCATCTGAATTTCGTTCTCTTAAAATCCGTCAATTCGAGGTATCGATTAAAATTCTGTAACAATTTCCATATACTGCACTAGTATGTAAATTTCCTTAAATGTACCTTTTTTAGATTATTTGCAATGTATGTTGTTAATTTGCATagctaaaaattaatttattttagtataagaTGCACCAGCAAATTGTAGAATCCTTGGATCAATTTTctctttttgaatttattaatccGAATAATCTTAAAGAAAAAATGGAAGggccaaaaatattaaaaagacaaATCTTTTACAGTGAAGGTGTATactaaaatagttataatatcaAATTTCAGGTCGAAGGTATTGAGGCTCAAGGTGCCTTCCAGTACACCGGTGATGACGGTCAAATCTACTCCGTGACCTACACAGCTGGACAAGGAGGAGTTCAAGCCCAGGGTGCTCACTTACCTGTCCCTCCTCCTACCCCTGAAGCCATCTTGAAGGCTCTTGAACAGAACGCTCGTGATGAGGCAGCTGGCATCATTGACGATGGTGcgtaaatattactttttaataatttcttgatTGTTTATCGTAGTAAAAAAACATGAATTGATGGACACATAtcaaatttaatgaaaacaatagCTTAAGATTTTAAAGAACATTCAAGTTAATTTTGTATCTCAA belongs to Melitaea cinxia chromosome 17, ilMelCinx1.1, whole genome shotgun sequence and includes:
- the LOC123661350 gene encoding cuticle protein 3-like, translating into MQLFIIATALFGITSAAFSPYPEQSNRPQAAYERNARILAYNSDVKEDSYSFNYETENGIKAEEQGREVEGIEAQGAFQYTGDDGQIYSVTYTAGQGGVQAQGAHLPVPPPTPEAILKALEQNARDEAAGIIDDGQYNPAKYGGAPSANTFVPQQNFARAQAGFRQPYKF